A genomic window from Camelina sativa cultivar DH55 chromosome 2, Cs, whole genome shotgun sequence includes:
- the LOC104722199 gene encoding 1-aminocyclopropane-1-carboxylate synthase 11-like — protein MLSSKVIGDSHGQDSSYFLGWQEYEKNPFHETFNPSGIVQMGLAENQLSFDLIESWLEEHPEVLGLKKNEESVFRNLALFQDYHGLPAFKDAMAKFMGKIRGNKVKFDTNKMVLTAGSTSANETLMFCLANPGDAFLIPAPYYPGFDRDLKWRTGVEIVPIHCVSSNGYKITEDALEDAYERAHKLNLNVKGVLITNPSNPLGTSTTREELDLLLTFTSTKQIHMVSDEIYSGTVFDSPEFTSVLEVAKEKNMDLDEKIHVVYSLSKDLGLPGFRVGLIYSDNEKVVSAATKMSSFGLISSQTQHLLANLLSDERFTTNYLEENKKRLRERRDRLVSGLKEAGIGCLKSNAGLFCWVDLRHLLKSNTFEAEHSLWTKIVCEVGLNISPGSSCHCDEPGWFRVCFANMSDQTMEVAMDRVKGFVADNNRGSQKRTMWNTRRRSLINKWVSKLSAVTCESER, from the exons atgttgtCAAGCAAAGTTATCGGCGACTCTCATGGACAAGACTCATCCTACTTCCTTGGATGGCAAGAATACGAGAAGAATCCATTCCACGAGACTTTTAACCCTAGTGGGATTGTTCAAATGGGTCTTGCTGAAAACCAG CTTTCGTTTGACCTAATagagtcttggcttgaagagcaTCCAGAAGTCTTGGGTCTGAAGAAAAATGAAGAGTCGGTGTTTAGAAACTTAGCTCTGTTCCAAGATTACCATGGCTTACCAGCTTTCAAGGAT GCTATGGCGAAATTCATGGGGAAAATAAGAGGAAACAAAGTGAAATTTGATACGAACAAGATGGTGCTCACAGCTGGCTCAACTTCGGCTAACGAGACTCTAATGTTCTGCCTTGCTAATCCAGGAGATGCCTTTCTTATCCCTGCACCTTATTATCCAGG GTTTGATAGAGATCTCAAATGGAGGACAGGAGTAGAGATTGTTCCTATCCACTGTGTAAGCTCGAATGGGTACAAGATAACGGAGGATGCACTAGAAGATGCTTACGAACGAGCTCACAAACTTAACCTAAACGTTAAAGGAGTTCTCATAACGAACCCTTCAAACCCTCTTGGAACCTCTACCACCCGTGAAGAGCTTGATCTGCTTCTGACCTTCACATCCACCAAGCAAATCCATATGGTGAGCGATGAGATCTACTCGGGAACGGTTTTTGACTCTCCTGAGTTCACCAGCGTTCTAGAAGTGGCTAAGGAGAAGAACATGGATTTGGATGAGAAAATCCATGTTGTTTACAGTTTGTCCAAGGACCTAGGCCTCCCTGGATTTCGTGTGGGCTTGATTTACTCGGACAACGAGAAAGTGGTGTCAGCCGCGACCAAAATGTCGAGTTTTGGACTCATTTCTTCCCAGACTCAGCATCTGCTTGCCAATTTGCTGTCTGACGAAAGATTCACGACCAACTACTTggaagagaacaagaagaggctgagagagagaagagacagGCTGGTTTCGGGTCTAAAGGAAGCAGGGATCGGTTGTTTGAAGAGCAACGCAGGTTTGTTCTGTTGGGTTGACTTAAGACACCTCTTGAAATCCAACACTTTCGAGGCCGAGCACTCTTTATGGACAAAGATTGTGTGTGAAGTCGGTCTTAACATCTCTCCAGGCTCATCGTGTCACTGCGATGAGCCTGGTTGGTTCAGAGTTTGTTTCGCGAATATGTCAGACCAAACGATGGAGGTTGCTATGGACCGTGTCAAAGGTTTCGTAGCGGACAATAATCGTGGTTCACAAAAGAGGACCATGTGGAATACAAGGAGAAGGTCGCTCATCAACAAATGGGTCTCCAAGCTTTCCGCTGTTACTTGTGAATCAGAACGTTGA